The following are from one region of the Veillonella nakazawae genome:
- a CDS encoding class I SAM-dependent methyltransferase, with amino-acid sequence MTNRIQELTVDETWRNEQDAWNNRSNYFVEMHNRDDRKAQVTEFLSFLKDENLLPPKDGCTLDIGCGVCDYALGLAREGYKATGIDLSDGMIRGAKQLAEAEGLDLSLYIAPWSDETRRELKWDKTFDLTYSIFCPIMFDVENIRAMHESSKDKCLWIAFSERSDETVDMLSEHFFGRDSFPWDGKMKACLDVIHEIGHNVKVTYKTVPETEVMSLDKAVNYFAMRLHNNTWGDIEDMKVEIRNLIEPLAINGEIHNKTVDKVAWVSWSVK; translated from the coding sequence ATGACAAATAGAATACAAGAACTCACCGTCGACGAAACTTGGCGTAATGAGCAAGATGCGTGGAATAATCGATCTAATTACTTTGTAGAAATGCACAATCGGGACGATCGTAAGGCGCAGGTTACAGAGTTTTTATCCTTCTTGAAGGATGAAAATCTTTTGCCCCCTAAAGACGGTTGTACCCTTGATATTGGCTGTGGTGTATGTGACTATGCATTAGGATTGGCTCGTGAAGGCTATAAGGCAACAGGTATAGATTTATCTGATGGTATGATTCGTGGTGCTAAACAATTAGCAGAGGCAGAAGGTTTAGATCTTAGCTTGTATATTGCACCGTGGTCTGATGAAACTCGCCGTGAACTAAAATGGGATAAAACCTTTGATTTAACATATAGTATTTTTTGCCCTATCATGTTTGATGTAGAAAACATTCGCGCCATGCATGAATCAAGTAAGGACAAATGCTTGTGGATCGCTTTTAGTGAACGCAGTGATGAAACGGTAGATATGTTATCTGAACATTTCTTTGGTCGCGATTCATTTCCTTGGGATGGTAAGATGAAAGCATGTTTAGATGTTATCCATGAAATAGGACATAATGTAAAAGTGACTTATAAAACAGTGCCTGAAACAGAGGTTATGAGCCTTGATAAAGCGGTTAATTACTTTGCTATGCGACTTCATAATAATACATGGGGCGATATAGAAGATATGAAAGTAGAAATTAGGAATCTCATTGAACCATTAGCCATTAATGGAGAAATCCATAATAAAACAGTTGATAAAGTGGCATGGGTATCATGGTCTGTGAAATAG
- a CDS encoding nitrous oxide-stimulated promoter family protein yields the protein MTVDEKRKLELKTMYQIIGIYCHNKHHTPKGQLCEACEQVWEYAEHRIDACPHMESKTFCSVCKTHCYAPNYREKIREIMRYGGPRMLLVSPIQVIRHMYLEWKDKKRG from the coding sequence ATGACAGTTGATGAAAAACGTAAGTTAGAACTAAAAACTATGTACCAAATTATTGGCATCTATTGTCATAATAAGCACCATACTCCTAAGGGGCAGCTATGTGAGGCTTGCGAGCAGGTTTGGGAATATGCGGAGCATCGCATTGATGCATGTCCTCATATGGAAAGTAAAACATTCTGTAGTGTATGTAAAACCCATTGCTATGCACCTAATTATCGTGAAAAAATCCGTGAAATTATGCGTTATGGTGGACCAAGGATGTTACTGGTATCGCCGATCCAAGTCATTAGACATATGTATCTTGAATGGAAAGACAAAAAAAGAGGCTAG